Proteins encoded in a region of the Apium graveolens cultivar Ventura unplaced genomic scaffold, ASM990537v1 ctg8143, whole genome shotgun sequence genome:
- the LOC141704705 gene encoding uncharacterized protein LOC141704705 yields MLFVLILDCSYYDSYREMRKSLGLPDQRLPVDFCSDSDEDELEDDDEIWMQKQCNSMLEIVGIVYLGEVNVEPRNQLGRIYMASPVGILDIYNVGQVDEEDTRETLQPGDEFDVKDIKGPIPFQNDCNSLDIDLFHGAFKGHIYDVFANKQFYSRDDAYLQEVKLASTDGTGDIVLLMGFYAHATIARVEVRLKTSVAVNVHGCISASNTELDKCRATSVLFLKQQQKRIIVGTDGLIPLSRSLVAVPFESDLYLDISLVVDGHTLQATMSFFCS; encoded by the exons ATGCTGTTTGTGTTGATCTTGGATTGCAGTTATTACGACAGTTATAGAGAGATGAGAAAATCCTTGGGATTACCGGATCAACGGCTGCCTGTAGATTTTTGTTCAGATTCAGACGAGGACGAATTAGAGGACGATGATGAGATCTGGATgcag AAACAATGCAACTCCATGTTGGAGATCGTTGGAATAGTCTATCTAGGCGAAGTTAATGTAGAGCCTCGGAATCAGCTTGGCAGGATTTACATGGCATCTCCTGTTGGTATTCTTGACATATACAATGTAGGCCAAGTAGATGAGGAGGACACTAGGGAAACACTTCAACCCGGAGATGAATTTGATGTCAAGGACATCAAAGGCCCTATTCCTTTCCAAAATGATTGTAACAGCCTGGACATTGATCTCTTTCATGGCGCCTTCAAGGGTCACATATATGATGTTTTTGCTAATAAGCAATTTTACTCTAGAGATGATGCTTATTTACAGGAGGTAAAACTTGCTTCAACTGATGGCACAGGAGATATTGTTCTTCTCATGGGCTTTTATGCTCATGCCACTATAGCACGAGTGGAGGTTAGGTTAAAGACCTCCGTTGCAGTAAATGTTCATGGATGCATTTCCGCATCCAACACTGAATTGGACAAATGCAGGGCTACTAGCGTACTCTTTCTGAAACAGCAACAGAAACGAATAATTGTAGGAACTGATGGCCTGATTCCCTTGTCCAGATCCCTTGTAGCTGTTCCATTTGAGTCTGATTTATATCTGGACATCTCCTTGGTTGTTGATGGTCATACTCTCCAAGCCACTATGTCTTTTTTCTGCTCGTAA